A stretch of DNA from Desulfosarcina ovata subsp. ovata:
CCGACATGGCGCTTTTGTGCGAGAAAGCCGCCAGAGCCGACCTGGTGTTTCTGTGCAACCCCAACAATCCCACCGGCGCCCTGGTTGACCAAAGGGCCATCACCGACCTGTGTGAAGCGCTGCCACAGACCGTTTTCGTGATTGACGAATCCTATCTGCCCTTTGTGCCGCAACCAGAGACCGCCAGCATGATCGGATCGACACTGCCCAACGTGCTGGTGATCAACTCCATGTCCAAGGCGTTCCGTATCCCCGGCCTGCGTATCGGTTTTGTCAAGGCGCCGCCGCCATGGATTGAAAAGCTGACGGCCTATGCCCTGCCCTGGTCGGTCAACAGCCTGGCCCAGACCGCCGTGGCCTGGCTCATGACCCATCCCGAACAGGTGGACCCGTTCCTTGCCGCCACACGCGAGATGGTCGCAGCGGAAAGATCGCAGATGCAAACTGCCATCCACCGCCGCACGGCAATCCGCTGTTTCCCCTCGGCGACCTCTTTTCTTCTCATGCGCCTGCCCGGCGGACTGACCGCCCCCATGGCCTGGCAGCACATGGCCGATCAGCGCATCCTGATCCGCGACTGTGCGAACTTCGAGGGATTGACCGATGCGTTTATCCGCATCTCGCTGAAGGAGTCGGCAGACAATCGCCGGGCCGCCGATCTCCTGGCGGATCTGTGCCAGCGTCACGAAAACGGAGGTGGTGCCCATGTCCGATGAAGGATTTCCCCTGGCACTGGCCCTGGCTGTCATCCTGGACATGCTGCTGGGCGATCCGTTGTGGCTGCCCCACCCGGTACGCTGGATGGGCCAGGCCATCGAACGGCTGGAGCCCCGCTTCCGCTCCCTCTCCCTATCACCGATCGCCTCCGGCGGTCTCATGGCGGCCCTGCTGGTGACGGGGGTCTGGATGATCAGCCTGCTGGTGGTGGCCCTTGCCGGATTCATTCACCCGGCCGTGGGCGTCATCGTGCAGGCCGCGATGCTTTACACCTGCATCTCTGCACGCAGTTTGGCCGAGGCGGCCCGGACCGTGGGTCAGGCCCTGGCGCAATCGGGCCTTTCCGCCGGCCGGCGGGCGGTGGCCATGATCGTGGGCCGCGAGGTCGACCGGCTCGATGAAACCGGGGTGACCCGCGCTGCCGTGGAGACCGTGGCCGAGAATCTGGTGGACGGCGTGGTGTCG
This window harbors:
- the cobD gene encoding threonine-phosphate decarboxylase CobD encodes the protein MIGGHGGNIYQLAQDHGCRPADIVDMSANVNPLGPMPALMDHLAANLSVIAALPEVDAGGIVAAFARRHAIDPAQVMAGNGSTQLIYLIPRALAARRALIVGPTYADYRDACAMNRVPCDPFICREADDFMPDMALLCEKAARADLVFLCNPNNPTGALVDQRAITDLCEALPQTVFVIDESYLPFVPQPETASMIGSTLPNVLVINSMSKAFRIPGLRIGFVKAPPPWIEKLTAYALPWSVNSLAQTAVAWLMTHPEQVDPFLAATREMVAAERSQMQTAIHRRTAIRCFPSATSFLLMRLPGGLTAPMAWQHMADQRILIRDCANFEGLTDAFIRISLKESADNRRAADLLADLCQRHENGGGAHVR